The Acidianus infernus genome window below encodes:
- a CDS encoding DEAD/DEAH box helicase, with amino-acid sequence MFKNLSEELTKALQEANYVNPTKVQELAIPQMLQGKSVLAQAKTGSGKTAAYLIPILEKEEQALVLTPTRELAEQVADEARKLGKYKKMSIGVIIGGVPYSGQDKEAKKDIVIGTPGRILDLWGKGHLDLSRFSVAIVDEVDRMFDMGFIDDVKMILKNANPDMYGFFSATVPEEVESLVKEFSPNIEFLKVDDIKPVEIEHLFYEVKGWRDKISKLKDELDDNEKTIVFVNTKKKVEELYEELRDDFEISLLHGDLPQRVRLRNLSSFRRGKTNVLLSTDLASRGIDVIDVTKVINFDTPRDIETYIHRVGRTGRMGRKGIAITFYTRRDAQLILKIKDLIKGKKLEVQ; translated from the coding sequence ATGTTTAAAAATCTTAGTGAAGAGCTTACAAAAGCTTTGCAAGAAGCAAACTATGTAAACCCTACTAAAGTTCAAGAATTAGCAATACCACAAATGTTACAAGGAAAGAGTGTCTTAGCTCAAGCAAAGACTGGCTCAGGTAAAACCGCTGCATATTTAATTCCCATTCTAGAGAAGGAAGAGCAAGCTTTAGTGTTAACGCCTACTAGAGAATTAGCTGAGCAAGTAGCGGATGAGGCAAGAAAACTAGGTAAATATAAGAAAATGAGCATTGGAGTTATTATTGGTGGTGTTCCCTACTCTGGACAAGATAAAGAGGCCAAAAAAGATATAGTAATAGGAACTCCAGGTAGGATATTAGACTTATGGGGGAAAGGACATTTAGATCTTTCACGCTTTTCAGTTGCAATAGTTGATGAAGTTGATAGAATGTTTGATATGGGCTTTATTGACGACGTTAAGATGATACTAAAAAATGCCAACCCAGATATGTATGGATTCTTTTCAGCAACAGTTCCGGAAGAAGTGGAAAGTCTTGTAAAGGAATTCTCTCCTAATATTGAATTTCTAAAAGTTGATGATATTAAACCTGTAGAAATAGAACATTTATTTTACGAGGTAAAAGGTTGGAGAGATAAGATTAGTAAATTAAAAGATGAGTTAGACGATAATGAGAAAACTATTGTTTTCGTAAATACAAAAAAGAAGGTTGAAGAGCTTTACGAGGAGCTAAGGGACGATTTCGAAATTTCTTTACTTCACGGAGACTTACCACAAAGAGTTAGATTAAGGAATCTATCTTCTTTCAGAAGAGGCAAAACTAACGTACTTCTCTCAACCGATTTAGCCTCAAGGGGAATTGATGTAATAGATGTTACTAAAGTAATAAATTTTGATACTCCGAGAGATATCGAAACTTATATTCACAGAGTAGGAAGAACTGGAAGAATGGGAAGAAAAGGGATAGCAATAACGTTTTACACTAGGAGAGACGCTCAATTAATTCTGAAGATAAAAGATTTAATAAAAGGTAAGAAGCTGGAAGTTCAGTAG
- a CDS encoding DUF1404 domain-containing protein: MQILRDKLTKKSLIFPVLSLIVAMNPVTELLEPRYEALYMAMHYLLYIGGFVLGYIGFRGSKIYLIPGIIIPVFWHIPYFFNLGGAYLCLRIVEDLSLYLGGLVMGSTIHGLNNAIKAILFVLWMMGDSVLSVILIVGWPPYSNQVYPFSPFSISEEFWTGLVMFGIMTVIFIYIILGFIRTVFKI, encoded by the coding sequence ATGCAGATTTTAAGGGATAAGCTTACAAAAAAGTCCTTGATATTCCCTGTCCTATCTTTAATAGTTGCCATGAATCCTGTAACTGAACTCTTAGAGCCAAGATATGAAGCATTATACATGGCTATGCATTATTTACTTTACATTGGCGGATTTGTTCTAGGATATATTGGATTTAGAGGGTCGAAAATATATTTAATTCCTGGCATAATAATTCCAGTATTTTGGCATATTCCCTACTTTTTCAATTTAGGTGGAGCATATTTGTGCTTAAGAATTGTTGAAGATCTCTCATTATATTTAGGCGGATTAGTAATGGGATCTACAATCCATGGTTTAAACAACGCAATTAAGGCAATACTGTTTGTGTTATGGATGATGGGAGATAGCGTGCTTTCAGTCATTTTAATAGTTGGTTGGCCTCCTTATTCTAATCAAGTTTATCCTTTCTCACCGTTCTCGATTTCAGAGGAATTTTGGACAGGACTCGTAATGTTTGGCATAATGACAGTAATCTTCATATATATTATCCTAGGTTTCATAAGGACAGTGTTCAAGATCTAG
- a CDS encoding metallopeptidase TldD-related protein yields MQTYELKEEIVHFISGSGIYRETREIRVNRYLTRSGWVLNKIEGKEEEIKSHEECISYISPAVKEWENLDEILSKLTDVNVTVKKVYRKIDECVEEKILNYVEYNGVKFAYSGKPSDLRAVADFLKMQSISMNERIWGLERMNVILDPEATAHLFHQFMNFLRGDNPRIKLGERISSEITVYDDPLNENLIGFSVFDDEGVRTRKKEIIGDGIVLEYLGTLTTKSGSPGNARGVLPLPDYFNLIVKPKDWGFQELIQDTKNGLLVLGVIRSEIVKNSIRLFPRNSMLIGYGGVIVREIAIPLQELTTIDAISKEVKSVYIDDYHGGIAPFIRLKARPIVY; encoded by the coding sequence ATGCAAACTTATGAGCTAAAGGAAGAGATAGTACACTTTATATCTGGTTCTGGAATTTATAGGGAAACCAGAGAAATTAGAGTAAATAGATATTTGACTAGATCAGGCTGGGTCTTAAACAAAATTGAGGGGAAAGAAGAAGAGATTAAATCTCATGAGGAATGCATCTCTTATATCTCTCCTGCAGTAAAGGAGTGGGAGAACTTAGACGAAATATTGTCTAAGTTAACTGACGTTAATGTTACGGTAAAAAAGGTATATAGAAAAATAGATGAATGTGTAGAGGAAAAGATCCTAAATTATGTTGAATATAACGGAGTAAAATTTGCATATTCTGGAAAACCTTCAGACCTTAGGGCTGTAGCAGATTTCTTAAAAATGCAAAGCATCTCTATGAATGAAAGGATTTGGGGCTTAGAACGAATGAATGTAATTTTGGATCCAGAAGCTACTGCTCATTTATTCCATCAATTCATGAACTTTCTAAGAGGAGATAACCCAAGGATTAAACTAGGAGAAAGAATTTCAAGCGAAATAACTGTTTATGATGACCCTCTTAATGAAAATCTTATAGGTTTTTCTGTATTTGATGATGAAGGAGTTAGAACTCGAAAGAAAGAAATTATAGGAGACGGCATAGTCTTAGAATATCTAGGTACCTTAACAACTAAAAGTGGTAGTCCAGGCAACGCAAGGGGAGTTTTACCTCTTCCAGACTACTTTAACTTAATTGTAAAGCCAAAGGACTGGGGATTTCAAGAGTTAATTCAAGATACTAAAAATGGGTTATTGGTTTTAGGAGTTATAAGAAGTGAAATAGTAAAAAATAGCATAAGACTCTTCCCTAGAAACTCTATGCTAATAGGCTATGGCGGTGTAATAGTAAGAGAGATCGCAATACCTTTGCAAGAATTAACTACTATTGATGCAATTTCCAAAGAAGTTAAGAGCGTGTATATAGATGATTATCACGGTGGAATTGCCCCATTCATACGACTAAAAGCAAGACCTATTGTTTACTAA
- a CDS encoding ATP-binding protein: MRCSECKEEAIIKIPYAHKYLCKEHFIQWFENRVEKTVRKYNMLEGTRKLAIAVSGGKDSTTLLHVMTKIAEKEGIEIIGITIDLGIDMGKRYSVKSVEYAIKNYEMLGVKYRIVKLKEEYGFTIDEAKVKIRRPVCSTCGLTKRYILEKVAKEEGADTLATGHNLNDIAQYVLTGYYNGDILSLARLRPVSPAENGYIKKIKPLFLSPEKEIMTYALVKGIPFIYDSCPHTFRVGGETQDNIRRSIEEMEDKIPGFMISLVTNFEEKFRPLMEDIPKGSLGKCKICGMPTNKDREICSFCAIRMKLTEVKVNS, from the coding sequence ATGAGATGCAGTGAGTGTAAAGAAGAAGCAATAATTAAGATACCTTATGCTCACAAGTACCTTTGTAAAGAGCATTTTATACAATGGTTTGAAAATAGAGTCGAAAAAACTGTTAGAAAATACAATATGCTTGAGGGAACAAGAAAATTGGCAATTGCAGTATCTGGTGGGAAGGATAGTACTACATTACTTCACGTAATGACTAAGATAGCAGAAAAAGAAGGTATTGAAATCATTGGTATAACCATAGATTTAGGAATAGATATGGGTAAAAGATACTCAGTTAAAAGTGTAGAATACGCAATTAAGAACTACGAAATGTTAGGGGTCAAATATAGGATTGTAAAACTAAAGGAGGAATATGGATTTACCATAGATGAAGCTAAGGTAAAGATAAGGAGACCAGTATGTAGTACTTGCGGACTTACAAAAAGGTATATACTTGAAAAAGTTGCAAAGGAAGAAGGTGCAGACACTCTTGCTACCGGCCATAATCTTAATGATATTGCACAATACGTATTAACTGGATACTATAATGGTGATATATTAAGTTTAGCTAGGTTAAGGCCAGTATCCCCTGCCGAGAACGGTTATATAAAGAAAATTAAACCCCTATTTTTATCTCCTGAAAAGGAAATCATGACTTACGCATTAGTTAAAGGAATACCATTTATTTACGACTCATGCCCTCATACATTTAGAGTCGGCGGAGAAACTCAAGATAATATAAGGAGATCAATAGAAGAAATGGAAGATAAAATACCTGGCTTCATGATCTCATTAGTTACTAATTTTGAGGAAAAATTCAGACCATTAATGGAAGATATTCCTAAGGGAAGTTTAGGTAAGTGTAAGATCTGTGGAATGCCTACAAATAAGGACAGAGAAATTTGCTCATTTTGTGCTATTAGAATGAAATTAACAGAGGTGAAGGTAAATAGTTAA
- a CDS encoding glycoside hydrolase family 15 protein, protein MTRSIILGNGRLTILADQNYLLRELYYPLSTDNHLHMGRIGIWVNNRFYWLHDLHPEIEYEEDTLSSKVKASVEGIKIKIKDAVDMAYEILSREVTIEGNKEVKVFFAWDYHIYGTEYGDTALYDPATDGIIHYKRDRWFLFTCDIPTYQYATGYKEVMGYQGTWKDCEDGELSNNPIAQGAVDSAISFKINTGTTFYCWLIAGYNYGDVRKKNDYVQSKSPRELIDRTEKFWRAWLIKAKDYDKVVRRSLLTIVANWQENGAIPASLDTDIMRFNKDTYNYVWHRDAAFASIALTLLGYQDFSRKFFTFSKNLLFNGFLFQKYTVDGFWGSTWHPWTTGYVPIQEDETALLIYALWIHFRKFWDVDFIKDLYRPMVKSAADFLSTYIDEKTGLPLPSYDLWEERRGVHFFTSAAVYAGLVSASKFAEFFGDEEYKDKYFSAAQLVRKGLDTFYQGDHFARMLGDKGFDKTVDASTVLGAMLVYDPMDPRVISNRKVVEAKLTVNGGIVRYEGDWYLKESDKPNPWFITTLWVAQQHIAEGNIEKATEYLNWVLKNSLPTGIIPEQITPSGNYPSVSPLVWSHAELVRTYYYLKNGFTKFI, encoded by the coding sequence ATGACAAGGAGTATTATTCTTGGTAACGGTAGACTTACTATTTTAGCTGATCAAAATTACTTATTGAGAGAATTGTATTATCCTTTAAGTACAGATAATCATTTGCATATGGGAAGAATAGGAATTTGGGTAAATAATAGATTTTATTGGCTTCACGATCTACATCCTGAGATAGAATATGAAGAAGATACCTTATCGTCAAAAGTTAAGGCATCAGTTGAAGGTATAAAGATTAAAATAAAAGATGCTGTAGATATGGCTTATGAAATTTTATCAAGAGAAGTTACAATAGAAGGAAATAAAGAAGTTAAGGTCTTTTTTGCGTGGGATTATCATATTTATGGTACAGAATACGGAGATACCGCTCTTTATGACCCGGCAACGGATGGTATTATTCATTATAAACGCGATAGATGGTTTTTATTCACTTGTGATATTCCTACTTATCAGTACGCAACAGGTTATAAAGAAGTAATGGGTTATCAAGGTACTTGGAAGGATTGTGAAGATGGAGAACTTTCTAACAATCCTATTGCCCAAGGAGCAGTAGATTCTGCAATAAGTTTTAAGATAAATACTGGTACAACATTTTATTGCTGGCTTATTGCAGGTTATAATTACGGTGATGTAAGAAAGAAAAATGACTACGTACAGAGTAAGAGTCCTAGAGAATTAATAGATAGAACAGAAAAATTCTGGAGAGCATGGTTAATAAAAGCTAAAGATTACGATAAGGTTGTAAGGAGGAGCCTTTTAACTATTGTAGCAAACTGGCAAGAAAACGGCGCTATCCCAGCATCGCTAGATACTGATATAATGAGATTTAATAAGGATACTTATAATTATGTTTGGCATAGGGATGCAGCCTTTGCAAGCATAGCGCTAACATTACTAGGTTATCAGGACTTCTCTAGGAAATTCTTCACTTTTTCCAAGAATTTATTATTTAATGGCTTCTTATTTCAAAAATACACTGTAGATGGATTCTGGGGTTCAACTTGGCATCCTTGGACAACCGGCTATGTACCTATTCAGGAAGATGAAACTGCACTATTAATTTACGCTCTATGGATACATTTTAGAAAATTCTGGGATGTAGATTTCATAAAGGATTTATACAGACCTATGGTAAAATCTGCAGCAGACTTTCTATCTACATATATTGATGAGAAAACGGGTTTGCCTCTACCTTCTTACGATTTATGGGAAGAAAGAAGAGGAGTTCATTTCTTTACATCGGCAGCAGTATATGCTGGTTTAGTTTCAGCATCAAAATTTGCAGAATTTTTTGGAGATGAGGAATATAAGGATAAATATTTCTCGGCCGCGCAATTAGTAAGAAAAGGCTTAGATACTTTTTATCAAGGAGACCATTTTGCAAGAATGCTAGGAGATAAGGGCTTTGATAAGACTGTTGATGCAAGCACTGTCCTAGGGGCAATGCTCGTATATGACCCTATGGATCCCAGAGTAATAAGTAATAGAAAAGTTGTAGAGGCAAAGCTTACTGTTAATGGCGGTATTGTAAGGTATGAGGGAGATTGGTACTTGAAGGAAAGCGATAAGCCTAATCCATGGTTTATAACAACATTATGGGTTGCTCAACAACACATAGCAGAAGGTAATATTGAAAAAGCTACAGAGTATTTAAATTGGGTTCTGAAAAACTCCTTGCCTACTGGAATTATACCAGAACAAATTACTCCATCTGGGAATTATCCTTCCGTATCTCCTTTAGTATGGTCTCATGCAGAGTTAGTAAGGACTTATTACTATTTAAAGAACGGTTTCACGAAGTTCATATAA
- a CDS encoding XdhC family protein, giving the protein MKIVIFTSSKEAQMEEPVICDRDTVKIDASKCIGRSLGIAPYVVKYLKDLGFYVIVIDPFAEDNDYEADEVIKGEVFSVPDELIKGNYVVISTKHVYDTWAIMKSILAGAKAIQVVMSIKRAKVILGRLIKAGISKEELKKLRIPAGLDIGAKTEKEIALSIVTEILAMERGTSGLPLSKVKEFEKVVDGL; this is encoded by the coding sequence ATGAAGATTGTTATATTCACTTCTTCTAAAGAAGCTCAAATGGAAGAGCCAGTAATTTGTGATAGAGATACAGTAAAAATTGATGCGAGCAAATGCATAGGCCGAAGTTTAGGAATTGCACCTTATGTTGTAAAGTATCTAAAAGATCTAGGATTTTATGTAATAGTTATAGATCCTTTCGCTGAAGATAACGATTACGAAGCCGATGAGGTAATAAAAGGAGAAGTTTTCAGCGTACCAGACGAACTAATAAAAGGAAATTATGTAGTAATAAGTACTAAGCATGTTTATGACACATGGGCAATAATGAAAAGTATATTAGCTGGCGCTAAGGCAATACAAGTAGTCATGAGTATAAAAAGGGCAAAAGTAATTCTAGGAAGACTAATAAAGGCTGGTATCTCAAAGGAAGAACTAAAGAAATTAAGAATACCTGCAGGATTAGATATAGGCGCTAAAACTGAGAAAGAAATAGCATTAAGTATAGTTACTGAAATCTTGGCAATGGAAAGAGGCACTAGTGGTTTACCTTTAAGTAAAGTTAAAGAATTCGAGAAAGTAGTTGATGGATTATAA
- a CDS encoding glycosyltransferase family A protein, protein MVQIFIPTLGRESIKYTLDALKTQTFRDFEIILISRKQLNINGVNKIIIQKEGYFEEAINLALENLNPDDIALFIDDDAIPSNKWVEEHLEFHDKNPLIYIASGEVVGEKWKNYPNALFKKYKNTKYMMPYNNRFNEYTGFLTKVGLSVDRDDLGSYDVEKSLAIAGVNMSLKTNFFLGYKIPTFTLRGSYNESILALHGIYLGGDSATFKGAKVYHKGNESLSRTKDPYIDKYLCLEKHVFPYAVNTIFKIDTNLLEEFISLLEEGIPKLGLSLALKGIINNYTFLQFRKELLRLYELRETVL, encoded by the coding sequence ATGGTTCAAATTTTTATTCCTACTTTAGGAAGAGAATCTATTAAATACACATTAGATGCATTAAAAACACAAACATTTAGAGATTTCGAAATTATATTAATTTCTAGAAAGCAACTTAATATAAATGGAGTAAATAAAATAATTATACAGAAGGAAGGATACTTTGAAGAGGCAATAAATTTAGCCTTAGAAAACTTAAATCCTGACGACATTGCATTATTTATAGATGACGATGCAATACCTTCAAATAAATGGGTAGAAGAGCATCTAGAATTTCACGATAAGAATCCATTAATTTATATTGCTTCTGGTGAAGTCGTTGGAGAAAAATGGAAAAACTATCCCAATGCTCTCTTTAAAAAATATAAAAATACAAAATATATGATGCCTTATAATAATAGGTTTAATGAATATACAGGATTTCTTACAAAGGTTGGACTTAGTGTCGATAGAGACGATTTAGGATCTTACGACGTGGAGAAGTCGTTAGCAATTGCAGGAGTTAATATGAGTTTAAAAACCAATTTTTTCCTAGGTTATAAAATTCCTACCTTTACTTTAAGAGGAAGCTATAATGAAAGTATTTTGGCTCTTCATGGAATATATTTAGGAGGAGACTCAGCAACGTTTAAAGGCGCTAAAGTTTACCATAAAGGAAACGAATCTCTATCTAGAACTAAAGATCCTTATATAGATAAATATCTATGTTTAGAGAAGCATGTTTTTCCTTATGCCGTCAATACTATTTTCAAAATAGATACAAATCTCTTAGAGGAATTTATCTCACTACTAGAAGAAGGAATACCTAAACTTGGCTTATCACTTGCATTAAAGGGCATTATAAATAATTATACTTTTTTACAATTTAGGAAAGAATTACTTAGGTTATATGAACTTCGTGAAACCGTTCTTTAA
- the priX gene encoding DNA primase noncatalytic subunit PriX: MHYPDDTPAGYVIYQNGTSKVYDEDGNLLFEVEGVFPPIPSKVNYSWIDTILEKGLPDGRKRFILYVASRYLVNVKNLNEDEALEKLKEFYYKTGSGKIYDTWIRSVIKGVKTKGLRPPSLKKLQEKDPELYEEIRRVLG, encoded by the coding sequence TTGCATTATCCAGACGACACTCCCGCAGGATATGTTATATATCAAAATGGTACGTCAAAAGTCTATGACGAAGATGGAAATCTCTTATTTGAAGTTGAAGGAGTATTTCCTCCTATACCATCTAAGGTTAACTATAGCTGGATAGATACAATTCTAGAGAAAGGTCTTCCGGATGGTAGGAAGAGGTTTATATTATATGTTGCATCTAGATATCTTGTAAACGTTAAAAACTTAAATGAAGATGAGGCACTAGAAAAATTAAAGGAGTTCTATTACAAAACAGGCTCGGGGAAGATTTATGATACATGGATAAGATCTGTTATAAAAGGAGTAAAGACTAAAGGATTAAGACCTCCTTCTCTTAAGAAGCTTCAAGAAAAAGATCCCGAACTTTATGAAGAGATTAGAAGAGTCTTAGGTTAA
- a CDS encoding helix-turn-helix domain-containing protein, whose amino-acid sequence MNLADKILALLYDRGELTSSEIADSLREDEENVGLTLKGMEKEGLVFEKEKGLIFKKKVYSLTPTGLEKAKKAKEELEEKANKLMTAIQQGEDPQVIVQEYADLIPLMLAMSLIDMMMLQDLMFIDFMNF is encoded by the coding sequence ATGAATCTGGCGGATAAAATACTTGCATTACTTTACGATAGAGGAGAATTAACGAGCAGTGAGATTGCTGATAGCTTAAGAGAAGACGAAGAAAATGTAGGGCTTACATTAAAGGGTATGGAAAAAGAAGGGCTAGTTTTTGAGAAAGAGAAAGGCCTTATATTTAAAAAGAAAGTTTACTCTTTAACGCCCACAGGATTAGAAAAGGCTAAAAAGGCAAAGGAAGAACTAGAAGAGAAGGCCAATAAACTAATGACAGCAATACAACAAGGAGAAGACCCACAAGTAATAGTTCAAGAATACGCTGATTTAATACCATTAATGTTAGCAATGTCTTTAATTGATATGATGATGTTGCAAGATCTTATGTTTATAGATTTTATGAACTTTTGA
- a CDS encoding sodium:solute symporter family protein gives MNVNYLTLSVFVILFAIFSFLGFYGARWRKGDLNKLSEWGLGGRRLGTLLVWFLLGADLFTAYSFIAVPAGIFASGSLYFFAIPYVAWGFGVALLTMPRLWNASRNKGYITAADFVKDRFNSRSLAIIVALTGVVAELPYIALQIVGMEAVLAVLLAGLGISSKIVTEISLILAFIILAAFTFVSGLRGAALTGVFKDALIWITVITVIVLVPIEIGGFSKAFSDLSTNFAAYHLAKVTGSKVPPAMETLPIKLAPAYFSLALGSSFALYLYPHAINGSLSSESEKKLVYSTSFLPIYGIGLALISLFGILVYAVPGALGLIAKTGNGALAIPALIACTMPCWFVGLAFLAIFVGGLVPASIMAIAVANLFVRNVIKEFKPDLPPYSEAKLAKWTSTIFKFLALGFVFVVPATYAIQLQLLGGIIISQTLPAVFLGLYTDKLEPKSLIAGWTAGIISGVGLEYYVNFIQYHFGVFKTSLMTTPLGPLFIAIFALAINLAVTLIGTAIAYSMGWRPKSKITQEEIIKTTQ, from the coding sequence ATGAACGTGAATTACCTAACGCTATCAGTATTTGTAATTCTCTTCGCAATCTTCTCATTTTTAGGATTTTATGGAGCTAGATGGAGAAAAGGAGACTTAAATAAATTAAGTGAGTGGGGATTAGGAGGTAGAAGACTAGGTACTCTACTAGTGTGGTTCTTATTAGGTGCAGATTTATTTACAGCTTATTCATTCATAGCTGTACCAGCAGGGATATTTGCCTCTGGTTCCTTGTACTTCTTTGCTATTCCATACGTAGCCTGGGGATTTGGTGTAGCGTTATTAACTATGCCTAGATTATGGAATGCCTCAAGAAACAAAGGTTATATAACTGCCGCAGATTTTGTTAAAGATAGATTCAATAGCAGAAGTTTAGCGATTATAGTAGCACTAACTGGAGTAGTTGCAGAATTACCATATATTGCACTGCAAATAGTAGGAATGGAAGCTGTATTAGCAGTTCTTTTAGCAGGACTAGGAATATCAAGTAAAATAGTTACTGAAATTTCGTTAATACTAGCGTTTATTATATTAGCAGCTTTTACTTTTGTAAGCGGGTTAAGAGGTGCTGCACTAACCGGAGTATTTAAAGATGCATTAATATGGATTACCGTGATAACTGTAATAGTTTTAGTTCCAATAGAAATAGGAGGATTTTCTAAAGCATTTTCTGATTTATCAACTAACTTCGCTGCTTATCATTTGGCTAAAGTTACTGGTAGTAAAGTTCCACCAGCAATGGAAACTCTTCCAATAAAATTAGCTCCAGCTTATTTCTCTTTAGCGTTAGGCAGTTCATTTGCTCTATATTTATATCCTCACGCAATTAACGGTTCTTTATCCTCTGAAAGCGAGAAGAAACTAGTATATAGCACGTCTTTCCTACCAATATACGGAATAGGTTTAGCATTAATATCATTATTCGGAATATTAGTTTATGCAGTTCCAGGAGCTCTAGGTCTTATTGCTAAAACTGGGAACGGTGCACTAGCAATACCTGCTTTAATAGCATGTACAATGCCGTGTTGGTTCGTAGGTTTAGCTTTCTTAGCAATATTCGTGGGTGGATTAGTTCCAGCATCAATAATGGCCATAGCAGTAGCAAACTTATTTGTAAGAAATGTAATAAAGGAGTTTAAACCGGATTTGCCTCCATATTCTGAGGCAAAACTAGCAAAGTGGACTTCTACAATATTTAAGTTCTTGGCATTAGGTTTCGTGTTTGTGGTACCTGCAACTTATGCAATACAGCTACAATTACTGGGTGGTATAATAATCTCTCAAACTTTACCTGCAGTATTCTTAGGGCTCTATACTGATAAACTCGAGCCTAAATCTCTAATAGCAGGTTGGACAGCTGGTATAATATCGGGCGTTGGATTAGAGTATTATGTAAACTTCATACAGTACCACTTTGGTGTATTTAAGACATCATTAATGACAACTCCTCTAGGACCTTTATTCATTGCAATATTTGCATTAGCAATTAACCTTGCAGTAACATTAATAGGAACTGCTATAGCATATTCCATGGGTTGGAGACCAAAGAGCAAAATAACACAGGAAGAAATAATAAAAACAACTCAATAA
- a CDS encoding mechanosensitive ion channel family protein, translating to MKRFSERQLIGLILTVIISAVVIGLAIFTLANLKVIPANYTLYFYATIWFVGAVLIAYLISEIVKNRLGNFIGASNATSIAFITRLLGYIIAFIGFFLLVHVSIGAALAAGGFAGLVLGLASQTVLSNIFGGIMLLFSRPYKVGDRITISTWQYGLIAPTYPPKFFSNDFLIPGYTGVVTDISLLYTTIYTDDKVPVKIPNSIMVQAAIFIHNSEEVRKIRSKYEVSKDLDPETVIKELKPKIERIEGVLEVDIKVLETTFTTYILGIDTLAKSIFEEPIRDQVLRITMKTIKELQIGNGQKQLAKS from the coding sequence ATGAAACGGTTCAGCGAAAGACAATTAATAGGATTAATACTAACAGTTATAATTTCAGCTGTAGTTATAGGTCTTGCTATATTTACATTGGCTAATCTAAAAGTAATTCCAGCAAACTATACGCTTTATTTTTATGCAACAATATGGTTCGTAGGAGCTGTATTAATTGCATACCTAATTTCTGAAATAGTTAAAAATAGGTTAGGAAATTTTATTGGAGCAAGTAATGCTACAAGTATAGCTTTTATAACAAGATTATTAGGCTATATTATAGCGTTCATTGGATTCTTCCTATTAGTTCATGTAAGTATAGGTGCTGCATTAGCTGCAGGAGGGTTTGCTGGACTAGTTTTAGGCTTAGCTTCACAAACAGTTTTATCTAACATCTTTGGAGGAATAATGTTACTTTTTTCAAGGCCTTACAAGGTCGGAGATAGAATAACCATATCAACCTGGCAATACGGATTAATAGCTCCAACATACCCTCCTAAATTTTTCTCTAACGATTTTCTTATCCCAGGTTACACTGGAGTAGTAACTGACATCTCACTACTTTATACTACAATTTATACTGATGATAAAGTACCAGTAAAAATACCAAATAGTATCATGGTACAAGCAGCAATATTTATACACAATTCCGAGGAAGTAAGAAAAATAAGGTCAAAGTATGAAGTATCGAAGGATTTAGACCCAGAGACCGTAATTAAAGAATTAAAGCCTAAAATAGAAAGAATTGAGGGAGTTCTTGAGGTAGATATAAAAGTGTTAGAAACTACATTTACTACCTATATTTTAGGAATAGATACCTTAGCCAAATCAATATTTGAAGAGCCTATTAGAGATCAAGTACTTAGAATTACTATGAAAACTATTAAAGAGTTACAGATAGGTAACGGGCAAAAACAATTAGCTAAAAGTTAA